The Cinclus cinclus chromosome 28, bCinCin1.1, whole genome shotgun sequence genome window below encodes:
- the RAB11B gene encoding ras-related protein Rab-11B, whose translation MGTRDDEYDYLFKVVLIGDSGVGKSNLLSRFTRNEFNLESKSTIGVEFATRSIQVDGKTIKAQIWDTAGQERYRAITSAYYRGAVGALLVYDIAKHLTYENVERWLKELRDHADNNIVIMLVGNKSDLRHLRAVPTDEARAFAEKNNLSFIETSALDSTNVEEAFKNILTEIYRIVSQKQIADRSAHDESPGNNVVDISVPPTTDGQKSNKLQCCQNL comes from the exons TTGTGTTGATTGGAGACTCTGGAGTTGGGAAAAGTAATCTTCTGTCACGTTTCACACGCAATGAGTTCAATCTGGAAAGTAAAAGCACCATTGGTGTGGAATTTGCCACCAGGAGCATCCAGGTAGATGGGAAGACGATAAAAGCCCAGATCTGGGATACTGCAGGCCAGGAACGATACCGCGCCATTACCTCAGC ATATTACCGTGGTGCTGTTGGGGCTCTGCTCGTCTATGACATTGCCAAACACCTCACCTACGAGAACGTGGAGCGCTGGCTGAAGGAGCTGCGGGACCATGCCGACAACAACATCGTCATCATGCTGGTGGGCAACAAGAGCGACCTGCGCCACCTCCGGGCCGTGCCCACCGATGAGGCCAGGGCCTTTGCAG aaaaaaataacttatcTTTTATTGAAACATCTGCTCTGGATTCAACAAATGTAGAAGAAGCCTTCAAGAACATCCTTACAG AAATCTACCGCATCGTGTCCCAGAAGCAAATCGCCGACCGGTCTGCGCACGATGAGTCTCCGGGCAACAACGTCGTTGACATCAGCGTCCCACCAACCACCGACGGACAGAAATCCAACAAACTCCAGTGCTGTCAGAACCTGTGA